From Bacillus rossius redtenbacheri isolate Brsri chromosome 16, Brsri_v3, whole genome shotgun sequence, a single genomic window includes:
- the LOC134539887 gene encoding uncharacterized protein LOC134539887, translating into MKIKRKEDPASMGRLGNDGTALLRVPVRLNGRPIHTLVDMVATHSPGGGGELSARAGGSPASNRGSQHAHVWVHTDRPKTAFTAPDGRRLQFCVMLFGLMNAPAMFQAMMFRVLDGFDGKFVTAYLDDVII; encoded by the exons ATGAAGATCAAGCGCAAGGAAGATCCAGCCAGCATGGGTAGGCTGGGTAACGATGGGACTGCACTTCTGCGGGTGCCTGTCCGCCTGAATGGGCGACCCATCCACACCCTGGTGGACATGGTGGCGACTCACTCACCTGGTGGTGGAGGGGAGCTGTCAGCCAGAGCAGGAGGAAGTCCTGCTAGCAACAGAGGGAGCCAGCACGCCCATGTCTGGGTGCACACAG ACCGCCCAAAGACAGCCTTCACCGCCCCCGACGGCCGCAGGTTACAGTTCTGCGTCATGCTGTTCGGGCTGATGAATGCCCCCGCGATGTTCCAGGCCATGATGttccgcgtcctggacgggttcgACGGCAAGTTTgtcacggcctacctggacgacgtgatcatctag